Proteins from one Pygocentrus nattereri isolate fPygNat1 chromosome 16, fPygNat1.pri, whole genome shotgun sequence genomic window:
- the rpl28 gene encoding 60S ribosomal protein L28, whose translation MSSHLQWMVIRNNSSFLIKRNGQTYSTEPNNLKARNAFRFNGLVHRKTVGVEQAADGKGVVVILKKRAGQRKPVKSYEKITINKNSRTTLSRLRNIIRKNSYRKDLCMAALRRASAILRSQKPVVVKKRSRTTKTA comes from the exons ATGTCGTCTCACCTGCAGTGGATGGTAATCAGAAACAACTCCAGTTTCCTCATCAAGAGGAACGGACAGACCTACAGCACT GAGCCAAACAACCTGAAGGCCAGGAACGCTTTCCGTTTCAACGGTCTCGTTCACCGCAAAACAGTCGGTGTTGAGCAGGCTGCCGATGGCAAGGGTGTAGTCGTCATCCTGAAGAAACGTGCAG GTCAGCGTAAACCTGTGAAGTCATATGAGAAGATCACAATCAACAAGAACTCGCGCACCACGCTCAGCCGCCTGAGGAACATCATCCGCAAAAACAGCTACAGGAAGGACCTCTGCATG gcGGCTCTGAGACGTGCCAGTGCTATCCTGAGGAGTCAGAAGCCTGTGGTGGTGAAGAAGCGCTCCAGGACCACCAAGACCGCATAA